The Pseudomonadota bacterium DNA window CATATAGAACTTTAAAACCTTTGTTCCCCGTATCTTTTAACAGCTCCCTTACATTCAGCACGGGAACTTTTGTTGCCCTTGCTATACACACCTCAAATAAATTGAAGTTCCCTACGCAAAGTGCGGATATAGGCATAAGGTCGGGCGGAATATGCAGTTTTGTCATAAGCTTGCAGAATTTATAATATTCCTGCTCGGTACTTTGCATACCCATTACTTTCATAGCAGAAACTTCCTGCCCCTTATTCATGACCTCATCAAAGTTTTTAACTTTGTTTTTATGCTTTTCTTCTAATTTTGCATATATTTCTTGTGATACGGTTCTAGCAAGTTTTTCCATTATAACGACAGGTATTTTTTCCCTTTGCACCATAGCTTCCAGAAGTTTTTCATTATTTGAAAAATCATCTATTATCTTTTTATACCCGTCATCGGCAACCCTCGCCCCATCATTATGCAACAACTTATCAACAACCTTTTCATGACCGGTTTCTATTAAAGCGTTTGAAACTAATTCCGAGACATCTTTTCTTTGAGCAACACTTTCCTGTTTAGATATATCTTGGGTGGAATCAATAATTTCGACAAGGTCTTCATCTGTAAGAACCTCGGAAAATGTAAGAACGGGTATTGAAACTTCATTAATATCTTTTGCCAACTCCATTACAACATCGTTAGGTATATCTTTGGATAGTTTTACGGATTCAGAAAGAACCTTTCTTACTTCAACTTCAGTATCTTTAAGTAGTATGCGGAATATTCTTTCCGCTATTTTCATCTGGTCTTCATCAAAGCCACCGGCAGAATAGTATTTACCTATCTTTTTGGTAACATCTAACCTTTTTTCAACAGAGCTTTTTATTAGCTTTTGAATATCGTCATCTGATAATATGGCTTTGTTACCATCCATAGAAAATACCTTAAAAATAATACCTAATTTTAAACCGTACTAACTGTACTAACTATACATTTTACCGCACAAATGGTTAATTTTCTATTAATATGCGATTATTAACGGCAATCGGTTCAATATAGGACATGGGTGTTGTTTTTATTATTATTGCATCTAAAAATAAAAACATGCTATACAGCATCTAGCCAAAATAATATGAGGAAGCTATGGGTCAGGTATTATCGGGTGTGCAGCCTACAGGTAACTTACATCTTGGTAACTATCTTGGAGCGATAAAGAACTGGGTTAAAATGCAGGACGAGCATAACTGTCTTTTCTGTATAGTTGACCTTCACGCTATCACAGTTCCGCAAGACCCTAAAGAGCTACTAAACAACACAAGAAATACGGCAGCAGCCTATATCGCCTGCGGTATCGACCCGAAAAAATCCGTTATATTCCATCAATCTTCAGTGCCTGAACATTCCGAGCTTGCATGGCTATTATCTACCGTAACACCGCTTGGCTGGTTAAACCGTATGACACAATTCAAGGAAAAGGCAGGAAAGCACAAGGATTTAAGTTGTTTAGCCCTATATAGCTATCCTGTGCTTATGGCTGCCGATATATTGCTATATAAGGCAACGCATGTGCCTGTAGGTGAAGACCAAAAACAGCATCTTGAGCTGACACGCGATATAGCCGGAGCGTTTAACCATCAGTATAATAAGGAATATTTCGCACTTCCCGAGCCTATTATATTAGGTGAGGCTACCCGTGTTATGTCCCTTCGTGACGGCACGAAGAAAATGAGCAAATCCGAAGAATCCGATAATTCCCGCATAAACCTGACGGACGATGACGATACTATAGTAAAAAAGATAAAAAAAGCAAAGTCCGATATGGTAGAAGGTGTTACTTATAACGTGGAAGAACGCCCCGAAGCAAGCAACCTTCTTAATATATATTCGGCTATGAGCGGAGAAAAACGAACTGAAATAGAAAAAAGATATGCAAGTGCCGGTTTTGCAAAGTTCAAATCAGATTTAGCGGAAGTTGTAGTAGAAAATATCAGCCCTATACGCAACGAAATACAGAAATTACAACAGGATAAATCATATCTTGATGATATATTACGCAACGGAACCGAAACCGCTCGCAAAATAGCTAACAACAGCATAGGTGAAATAAAGGATATTATGGGATTGTTGAAAGTATAACTTTAGCGGGAGTTATGATAAGTTTGAATTTATAGTGATTTAAAATAACTTCCTTAACATAAGTTGTCATTCCCCGAATTTACGTAAGTAAATTATAGGGGAATCCATAGTCAGGGTTATATAATAAATACTCTCAAAAAACACCTCATTCAAATCCTTGCTGAAAATTAACACATATGTTACAATTATATAATGAAATATATTATTATTTTCGTTTTTCTGGCTATACCGCTATTACTGCACTCTAACAATGCAATTGCATTAGGTGGTGATTACGTAGTTGTTGTGTATGAGCTTGATAAAGTAAAGCGTATAGACCCGAATGCCGCCCCACAGTCTGATAGCAACGAAACAGGGCGGAATATTTCGGTAAAACAGGATATCCATATTGAAAGCGGTTCATTTAAAATTAGCCTGTTAAGCGGTGATTACCATTATTCGGACGTTAGGCAGTATAATAATAAATTAACAAGGCTCAATGAAAGAGGTAATTCCAATAAATGGAAATATGCCATAAAAACTACCGAACTTAATGAGCAAATACATCAAATGAACATGCAGGAAATGCTTCGTCAATTAAACGCCGATGAAGAAGCTAATAGCTCCGATAACAGGGAAAGAAATATATTAGGCTGGACGGTAAGGATTCAGGAAGACCTTTTAAAAGAAAATTTATTACAAGCCCGTGCGTTAAGGGAATTACAAAACCAATTATTAAAGATTCGAAACCGTGTACCGTATAGAGCCATGAAGCAACTGCAAACCGTTAGCATTTTTTTATACAAGGACAAAGGCGGAGTTGACCCTAACGTAACAGCTTATTATTCACCTTTATATAAAGCCGTAGTTTTCCATAATGCGGAAAAACTTCAAAATTTATCCGACAGGCAAAATGCGGTGGTGCTGCACGAACTTGCACACGGCTACCACGACATAGTATTAAGCTACGATAATCAACAAATTAAAGATGCTTATGACAATGCCGTTAAAAACGGTCTTTATACTAACGTAAAAACACAAAACGGCGGTATAGCATCTAAGGCATATGCACTTGAAAATCATGTTGAATATTTCGCCGAATTATCGGAAACCTATTTTTCAAGGAAGTACGGCTCGTTCGAAAACGACTATTACCCGTTCAACATTTACGACCTGAAAAAATATGACAATATCGGTTATAAACTGGCTGAAGAAATGTGGGGAAAGTAGTATAACTACCATATTAAAATATTATATAGTGTTTTAGCTTGCAGGCACTCTTTTACTTGTTTTTTTGTACCAAATATATTATGAAAGGCTGCTTGAGTTATTTTTTATATAAAAAATTATAAATTTAATGGTCGATACAAAATCTTTAAAAATTGCCGACGAGCATGACATAGACCCTTCGCTCAATCTTGAAGACGAGATTAACCGACTTCGAGAAAGCATGAATGCCGTTATACTCGCTCATTACTATCAGGATTCGGAGATTCAGGATCTTGCGGATTTTGTAGGCGATTCCCTTGACCTATCAAGGAAGGCTGCCGCAACCGATGCCGATGTTATTGTTTTTTGCGGTGTAACGTTCATGGCTGACGTTGCAAAGATATTAAACCCGACAAAAACAGTCCTGATACCCGATACAAATGCCGGCTGTTCATTGGAATTCTCATGTAGACCCGAGGCATTAAAGGCATTTAAAGAACAAAATCCCGACCACATAGTCCTGACTTATATAAATTCTTCCGCTGAGGTTAAAGCACTTTCCGACATAATAGTCACCTCATCGAATGCGGAATATATAATAAACCGGATACCTGAAGAACAACCTATAATATTTGCTCCCGACAAGTACCTTGGCGGCTACCTGAACCGCAAGACAGGGCGTAATATGCTCTTATGGGAAGGTTCTTGTATAGTACATGAAAGATTTTCTGAAAAAGAACTGGTAAAACTAAAGACTATACACCCTGATGCGAAAATTATCGCCCACCCTGAATGTCCCGAATCATTGCTGGCATATGCAGACCATATAGGCTCAACCTCATCTTTGATAAACTTCACTAAAGAAAATAACGGCAGTGAATTTATAGTCCTTACCGAACCGGGCATCATCCACCGAATGGAAAAAGAATCTGCCCGAAGTAAATTCTATGACGTTCCGGGAACCCAAGAGGGTGCATGTGCATCATGTAACGAATGCCCTTATATGCGACTTAACACTTTAGAAAAACTATATATGTGTATGGTTAATAAATCCCCTGCGATAAATATAACCGAAGAACTGCGTCTTGCGGCGAAAAAGCCTCTTGATAAAATGCTTGAGATGTCACCTCCCGAGAAATGATATTTTAGCCGCTTTTGTATATTGGCATTGTTTAAATAAATTCGCCTATGATATATATAAAAAGTGCTATATATTTTGGCATTGCTAACCAAAAGAGTTAACACTCCTTAAGTTGCGTCATTCCACGAATTTACGTAAGTAAATTATAGGGGAATCTCAGTCAATTTGAACCGGATTACCCTATAATTTTGTTACACAAAATTCGGGTAATGACGTAAAACTATTTTGGCTAGCAATACCTATATTTTTAACCATAATCGTAAAAAGAATACAAAAATGCCCAAAGATAAAAAGCCCGGAGATGCCTCGCAAGGTGGCATGAGGCAGATACATAAGAAAGTAAAGACCGCAAAGGGACGTAAACGCTCCTCTACAAAATGGCTGCAACGTCAGCTAAATGACCCTTATGTGCAGATGGCACAAAGAGACGGCTACCGCTCACGTGCCGCCTATAAAATCATTGAGATTGATGATAAATTCAACATATTCCAACCGGGCAAAAGCGTTGTTGACCTTGGAGCGGCTCCGGGAGGCTGGACTCAGGTTGCGGTACAACGCACAAAAGGTGCTACGGTTGTAGGTATAGATTTACAGCAAATAGATCCTATAATAGGTGCAACACTGATAAAATACGATTTTACCGAAGACCACGCACTTATATTGCTTGAAGAAGCTATGCAAAGTAAGAAGGTTGATGTGGTGTTAAGCGATATGGCAGCCCCTTCTTGCGGACACGCACCTACCGACCATATACGAATCATGGGTCTGTGTGAGATAGCGTTTGATTTTGCAAAAAATAATTTAAATGAAGGCGGAGCGTTTGCGGCTAAGATACTGCAAGGCGGGGCTGAAAAAGAACTGCTTGACGATATGAAGCAGCATTTCAAAATTGTAAAGCACTTTAAACCTGATTCAAGCCGCAAGGACTCTGCCGAAATGTATGTTGTGGCAACAGGTTTTAAGGGTTCATAATTCTATAGTTAACACTCCCCAAAAAATCGGCGAAAAATACTATACATAAATATATTTTTCTCTTAATGTTAGCATTTTTATAAACTACAAATTATATGTAATAATGCCTGATAAACCCCACGGTGATTTAACTACTCGTACCCTTGCTATGCCTGCCGATACCAACCCTGCCGGAGACATATTCGGTGGCTGGCTACTTGCTCAGATGGATATAGCCGGTAACCTTGTTTCCAAACGTATAGCTAAAGGACGCACAGTGACGGTTTCGGTTGATTCAATGAACTTTCACCTACCCGTTTTTGTCGGCGACACGGTCGCATGCTACACAAAAGTAAAACGGATAGGACGCACATCGGTAACTATCCATGTTGAAGCATGGGTATCAAGACAATATACAACAAAATTGATACGTGTAACCGAAGGCAACTTCACATTCGTGGCTATTGACGATGACAGGAAACCAAGAATAATACAAAAGGATAGTGATGAATAATATAAAACGCAGGGCTTTTTTAGCCGGAACATTAGCGGCAGGTGCTACGGCGAGTTTTCCCTCTCCGGCCATATCTTCGGGCAAACGTCAGTGGAAAATGGTAATGACATGGCAAAAGGCATTGCCGGGTCTTGGTACGGGTGCGGTTCGTCTTGCTAACCGTATAACGTCACTTTCCGGCGGACAATTAGAAATCAAAGTTTATGGCGGCGGAGAATTAGTTCCTGCTATGGAAGTATTTGATGCGGTCTCTCAAGGCACTGCCGAAATGGGACATGCAGCTCCATATTACTGGCTTAATAAAAGTAAGGCTACGGGTTTCTTTTGCGGCGTACCGGGCGGACTCACCGCTCAGGAACAAAACGGCTGGCTATATTTTGGCGGCGGTCAAAAACTCTGGAACGAATTATATGCACAATTCGGACTGATAGCATTCCCTGCCGGCAACACAGGCTGCCAGATGGGTGGCTGGTTCAACAAAGAGGTGAACACCCCCGATGATATAAAGGGACTTAAAATGCGTATTCCCGGTCTTGCAGGAGAAGTATTCACTAAGCTTGGCGGAAGTGCTCAGGTCATACCTCCGCAGGAGCTTTTTACATCAATGCAATCGGGTGTAATTGACGCACTTGAGTGGGTAGGACCTTGGAACGACATGTCGCTTGGCTTCCATAAAGTTTCCAAATATTATTATGGTCCGGCTTTTCAGGAGGGAGGGCCAACACTGGAATTAATGATTAACAAAAAAGCTTTTGACGAATTGCCTAAAGAGCTTCAACAAATTGTAAAGATTTCATGTGCCACTGAAAACGACCTGATACTTGCAGAATATCACGCAAATAATATCCGAGCGTTCAAAGCTTTCAAAAACGAGCATAATGTCGATATCAGGCGTTATCCCGATTCGGTCTTAAAAGCGTTATTTTCTACCGCTGAAGAAGTTATTGCCGGCGTTGCCGATGAAGGCGATATTGAAAAAAGGATATACGAATCATATAAATCATATCGAGATATGACCGTAGCCATGAGTCCGTTCACCGAACTTGGATTCATGAATGCGAGAATTTAAATTATAGTAAATTAGTGTTGCTAACCAAACAATAAAAAAGGCTCTTTAAATAAAGAGCCTTTTTTAGCTATATTTAATATCATGTTACTTTATAACAGTAACACCCCTTCTATTCTCAGCCCAAGCAGACGAGTTAGAACCTACTACCGCAGGACGCTCTTTACCGTATGATGTAGCTTGGATTCTGCTAGAACTAATACCTGAAGAAATCAGATATTTCTTAACAGCTTCCGCACGTCTTTCACCTAAAGCAAGGTTATACTCACGTGTACCGCGCTCATCGCAGTGTCCTTCTACTATAACATCTACATTAGGGTTCTTCTTTAACCAAGCAACCTGCTTATCTAAAGTTGACTGACCTTTTGCAGTTATAATAGAACTATCGAACGCAAAGAAAACTCTGTCATTTGCCCTAGCACCGACTTTACTGCCGGGGATTTTAGCAAAAGTTTCAAGATTTCCGCTGTCGATCATATATTGACCGGACACATCTGAAGAACTTGCACTTTCTCCATCCGAGTATTTTCCGGCATCGGTTGACTTTGTTGAACTACACGCAGATAGGATTAGTATTGTTGATATTACGGCTAAGGCTCTGATAAACATCTTAAAGTTCCTCATACTTTGATTATTTTGAAATAAGCCTGATTTATCATCAGACTCGTCAAGTTTAATATTATTTACAATTATTCTTTATATAGGTCAATAGCAACTATTATATAAACTTAAATTTTTACGCTATTTTTATTTTATAACAACGGAGACCATGCAGGATCCGAGCCGTCCATCGGTGTTTTTACAAGCCTTTTATTGTAACCTGTTAAATCTACCGAGTATATTTGCCACTCACCTTCTTTGTCACCCCTGTTTTTTTCCTGCCTTGCAAACATTATCACTCTACCGTTTGGCGACCATGTCGGTCCTTCATCAAGATAACTTTCGGTAAGCAGCCTTTCCCCCGACCCGTCGGTTCTCATTACACCTATAAAGAAACTGCCTTTATACATTTTGGTAAATGCTATCAGATCTCCCCTTGGCGACCATACGGGCGTTCCATACCTTCCCTGACCGAAACTTATACGCCTTACATTATTCCCGTTCTTATCCATAACATATAACTGCTGGCTTCCGCCCCTGTCGGAGTTGAAAACTATACTCTTTCCGTCAGGCGAAAATGACGGGGAGGTGTCAATCGCACCGTTATCGGTAAGTCTTTTTTGCGTTTTTGTTCTAAGATCCATAGTAAATATCTCGCTATTACCTCCGACCGAGGAAGACAAAATAACCGACTTTCCGTCAGGGGCAAAACGTGGGGCAAAAGACATGCCGCTAAAATTACCGACCACTTCCCTTTCTTTAGTATCCACATCAAGAATATAGACTTTAGGCACATTATTAGAATAGGTCATATATATAACCTTCTGTGCGGTAGGCGAGAATCTGGGAGTCAACACCAACTCGCTTCCGTCGGTCAGGTAGCGATGATTCGCCCCGTCCTGATCCATTATGGCAAGACGTTTGACTCTCTTTATTGCAGGACCGCTTTCGGAAACATAAACTATCCTTGTATCAAAATACCCGCTTTCACCGGTCAGCCTTGAATATATCTCGTCAGCCATAAGGTGGGCTATTCTACGCCAGTTATTCCTGTTCGTGCTATATGACTTACCGGATATCTGCTGTTGGGCGTGCGTATCCCATAAGCGGAATTCCATTTCAAATTCATTATTAGCTATTAAATTTATCCCTCCGGTAGCCAGTGCCGATGCGTTTATCCCCGTCCATGACGGAAATTCGGGAACGGTAGCACTGCTGTTTATTTTCTGTATAAAAGCCTTACGGGTGATTGAACGGAAAAGCCCCGAACTTATCAGGTCTTTTTCCACTACATTGATTATTTTTTCCCCAAGTGCCACCGCCTCAGGATTATCGCTACCAAGATAAGGTAATGCTATAGGCAACGGCTCTACATTACCTTGCGTAATATCAATACTTATTATCGCATTGGCATTTTGAGAGAATAACAGAAAAATAACAACTGACAGAATTTTAAAAATATTTTTCATTTCGGCTCTAACTAATTAATTAATTTCACGGTCTAATTCTTGTTTTGCAGAGGGTTCTACAGTAAATTCTAAATTCATTCTCTATGAGAGAAACTTCATTACCGGAAATTATAACAAATTAACAAATTTTCAAGTTGCAAATATGCATAAGAACATTAATACATCATCTGCGACGGGTCGAAATTTATTTCCATCTCACGCCAGCCCTCTTTTACAGCAAATTTTTCAGGCGGCAAGTCCTTTAAAGGGCTGGATTTTCTCACGGCCCTTTCCGCACTATCTACCAACGCCCTATATATGGGGTCGCTATTATACCTAAAACTATCTTTTCTTTTTATACTCTTTACATTCCCTTCAATATCCAAAGTGATTATTAAGGTTGCCGTCAGCCTATGAACATCTTTAGCCCCCGAAAAGGAGATTGTAGACCAGTTTTCCATTATCTGACGTATTATCGCACCTTTTTCGCTTTCACTAAGAGGCAGACCCGGTTTATAATCGGACTCCTCACTATTATTAAACATATCCTCAATATCGGAAAAATCGACCTCCTCGCCTTTGGTAGCTTCTTTCGGCTTAGACTCTATATCTTCAATAGTCTTTAATACCGATCCAAATAAATCCTCTTGCGGTTCTTCTTTCTTGACTACCTTTTTTTCTTCTTTTTTAGGCGGTGGAGGTTTTGCTATAGGCTTAACATCTTTTTGTACTATTTTAGGTTCCGACTTTGGTTTCTCGACAACTTTAGGGGTTTGCGGCTTAGGTTCGGGTTCCGACATTTTAGGCTTTGGTTTTACGGTAGGGTCGGGCTGTGCAGGTTTTACATTTGCCGTCTGACTGGTAGGAATCTTAGGTCTGGCTTTAGGCACAACCTTTTTTTGAGCTTTGGGTTTTACATTGGTAAACTCACCTATGGGAAGTATTTCAACTACAATAGCACTATGCTCCGTAAGCTTCTTTTCATAGAAACTAGGCAAGCCGAATAGTATCACCGCGAAAAATATCACGTGCAGTATGGCAGAAAATATTACTCCTGAACGCATTATATATTCTCCGGTTATCCCCCGATTTCAGTCAGCAAGGCAACTTTATTAAAGCCTGCGGAGTTTATTTTTCCCACAACTTCCATAACTTTTCCATAATCAATATTTCTGTCACCCCTGACAAATATCCTCACATCTTTTTTCTCGCCCGATATAGCCTGCAATTTTGCTACTAACTCGTTTTTATCTACCTTTGATTCCTGAATATAAACATCGCCTTTGGCATCAACGGTAACAGACAAAGGCTCGTCCTGTCCTGTAACCGGAGAGGCATTAGTTTCGGGCAGGTCAACCGTCACCCCCGCAACCATCAAAGGGGACGTTACCATAAATATAATAAGTAAAACCAGCATTACGTCCACCATCGGCGTAACGTTAATTTCAGCAACAGGATGATAGTTCCTGTTAATTCTTCCGCTATGTTTATTGGCTAACATTCCCATGGCTTACTCCTCGTTATGCGCAAGAACGGTGCTAAGCTCATTTGCGTAATCTTCAAGTTTACTTGCAACTTTTCTTATTTCATTGCTAAACAGGTTGTAAAAAACTACGGCAGGTATGGCGGCGAAAAGTCCTATTGCGGTTGCAAGCAGGGCTTCGGCAATACCGGGGGCAACAACTGCCAAAGTCGTGTTCTTTGTGGCAGCGATAGCCTGAAAGCTGTTCACAATACCCCATACCGTACCGAACAGCCCTATAAACGGTGCGGCAGAACCGACCGTTGCCAATATGATAAGATTATTTTCCATTTTCTCTATATAATTATTCTTAACCCTGCTCAAGGAATTATATATCCTTTCTTTATACTGGTTCAGAATTTGGGCATCGGCTCTTTTTTGTAATGCCGAAGGGGCGTTTTGTACTTCCTTCATGCCTTCTATGAACATGGCAGCCATAGCACTTCCGGGATCCGACTTGTTAACCCTACCATATAGTGCTTTATACCCTTTACTTGAGCGGTACGCGTTCTCAAAAATTGCCGACTTATAACGCATTCTCCTATAGCTACTCCACTTACTATAAACGATTGCCCAACACCAAAAAGAAGATGCGACCAATAAGAACATTACAAACTTAACAACCATATCAGACTGTGCAATAAGTCCCCAAACCGACATATCAACCGACGCAACACTACCTGCAACCGTTGCAACATCAACTGCATTTGATGCCATAGAACCTCCCTTTTTTTAATATTTATCGTATCGGCATATACAATTTATGAAATTTTATAAAAACGCAATATTTATAAATTAATATCAGACCTTCGGCTATTAATATAGAGTGGGATTTACAAAAGGCAATATAACAAATTTTCACGAAACAACAATCACACGGACTAAATACACTCAATAAGCTCACAATTATTAAAAACTTAAACAGTTTAACCACATGCCGCAATTAGCATATAGGAGCGATGAAAAATCATGACCAAATCAAAAAATCCTTTACCGAGCATCGAAGAAGAAAAACGACCTGAATCTGACAATCTTAATCATGACTCGGCATACTGACTTCTGCCGGCAATAGAAGCCATAGAACAGAATATTAAAACTACGGAAAAAAGAGAACATTATTATAAAAATAAAAGGGGTTAGCACAAAAAACTAACCCTTTTTATTTATAAAACACGAACTACAAATCTTACTTTTTCTTAGCGGTAGTAGTAGATTTAGTTGTTTTTGCCTCGCAGGCAACGTACATATAATGCCTTACATTAATTAATAAGATAAGGAACAATATTGTATCTGCTACGGATATTTGACCGAATACCTTATCCAGACCGATAGTTAGCATAACTCCGAGAATTATCTTAACCACACCTATTACAACTAAAAGCATTAGTCCCAATACAATCAACGGACCGATTGACTCAATTTGCATCTTTTGAAAATTTATCATTTTAAAAACCCCTCTTTTTAATTAAGATAAACACAGCAACCAACCATTGGTATCAGGCTAACCGTAAAAATATGTCA harbors:
- the nadA gene encoding quinolinate synthase NadA codes for the protein MVDTKSLKIADEHDIDPSLNLEDEINRLRESMNAVILAHYYQDSEIQDLADFVGDSLDLSRKAAATDADVIVFCGVTFMADVAKILNPTKTVLIPDTNAGCSLEFSCRPEALKAFKEQNPDHIVLTYINSSAEVKALSDIIVTSSNAEYIINRIPEEQPIIFAPDKYLGGYLNRKTGRNMLLWEGSCIVHERFSEKELVKLKTIHPDAKIIAHPECPESLLAYADHIGSTSSLINFTKENNGSEFIVLTEPGIIHRMEKESARSKFYDVPGTQEGACASCNECPYMRLNTLEKLYMCMVNKSPAINITEELRLAAKKPLDKMLEMSPPEK
- the tolR gene encoding protein TolR codes for the protein MLANKHSGRINRNYHPVAEINVTPMVDVMLVLLIIFMVTSPLMVAGVTVDLPETNASPVTGQDEPLSVTVDAKGDVYIQESKVDKNELVAKLQAISGEKKDVRIFVRGDRNIDYGKVMEVVGKINSAGFNKVALLTEIGG
- the trpS gene encoding tryptophan--tRNA ligase, encoding MGQVLSGVQPTGNLHLGNYLGAIKNWVKMQDEHNCLFCIVDLHAITVPQDPKELLNNTRNTAAAYIACGIDPKKSVIFHQSSVPEHSELAWLLSTVTPLGWLNRMTQFKEKAGKHKDLSCLALYSYPVLMAADILLYKATHVPVGEDQKQHLELTRDIAGAFNHQYNKEYFALPEPIILGEATRVMSLRDGTKKMSKSEESDNSRINLTDDDDTIVKKIKKAKSDMVEGVTYNVEERPEASNLLNIYSAMSGEKRTEIEKRYASAGFAKFKSDLAEVVVENISPIRNEIQKLQQDKSYLDDILRNGTETARKIANNSIGEIKDIMGLLKV
- a CDS encoding acyl-CoA thioesterase codes for the protein MPDKPHGDLTTRTLAMPADTNPAGDIFGGWLLAQMDIAGNLVSKRIAKGRTVTVSVDSMNFHLPVFVGDTVACYTKVKRIGRTSVTIHVEAWVSRQYTTKLIRVTEGNFTFVAIDDDRKPRIIQKDSDE
- the tolQ gene encoding protein TolQ translates to MASNAVDVATVAGSVASVDMSVWGLIAQSDMVVKFVMFLLVASSFWCWAIVYSKWSSYRRMRYKSAIFENAYRSSKGYKALYGRVNKSDPGSAMAAMFIEGMKEVQNAPSALQKRADAQILNQYKERIYNSLSRVKNNYIEKMENNLIILATVGSAAPFIGLFGTVWGIVNSFQAIAATKNTTLAVVAPGIAEALLATAIGLFAAIPAVVFYNLFSNEIRKVASKLEDYANELSTVLAHNEE
- a CDS encoding RlmE family RNA methyltransferase, coding for MPKDKKPGDASQGGMRQIHKKVKTAKGRKRSSTKWLQRQLNDPYVQMAQRDGYRSRAAYKIIEIDDKFNIFQPGKSVVDLGAAPGGWTQVAVQRTKGATVVGIDLQQIDPIIGATLIKYDFTEDHALILLEEAMQSKKVDVVLSDMAAPSCGHAPTDHIRIMGLCEIAFDFAKNNLNEGGAFAAKILQGGAEKELLDDMKQHFKIVKHFKPDSSRKDSAEMYVVATGFKGS
- a CDS encoding TRAP transporter substrate-binding protein — translated: MNNIKRRAFLAGTLAAGATASFPSPAISSGKRQWKMVMTWQKALPGLGTGAVRLANRITSLSGGQLEIKVYGGGELVPAMEVFDAVSQGTAEMGHAAPYYWLNKSKATGFFCGVPGGLTAQEQNGWLYFGGGQKLWNELYAQFGLIAFPAGNTGCQMGGWFNKEVNTPDDIKGLKMRIPGLAGEVFTKLGGSAQVIPPQELFTSMQSGVIDALEWVGPWNDMSLGFHKVSKYYYGPAFQEGGPTLELMINKKAFDELPKELQQIVKISCATENDLILAEYHANNIRAFKAFKNEHNVDIRRYPDSVLKALFSTAEEVIAGVADEGDIEKRIYESYKSYRDMTVAMSPFTELGFMNARI
- the tolB gene encoding Tol-Pal system beta propeller repeat protein TolB, which gives rise to MKNIFKILSVVIFLLFSQNANAIISIDITQGNVEPLPIALPYLGSDNPEAVALGEKIINVVEKDLISSGLFRSITRKAFIQKINSSATVPEFPSWTGINASALATGGINLIANNEFEMEFRLWDTHAQQQISGKSYSTNRNNWRRIAHLMADEIYSRLTGESGYFDTRIVYVSESGPAIKRVKRLAIMDQDGANHRYLTDGSELVLTPRFSPTAQKVIYMTYSNNVPKVYILDVDTKEREVVGNFSGMSFAPRFAPDGKSVILSSSVGGNSEIFTMDLRTKTQKRLTDNGAIDTSPSFSPDGKSIVFNSDRGGSQQLYVMDKNGNNVRRISFGQGRYGTPVWSPRGDLIAFTKMYKGSFFIGVMRTDGSGERLLTESYLDEGPTWSPNGRVIMFARQEKNRGDKEGEWQIYSVDLTGYNKRLVKTPMDGSDPAWSPLL
- a CDS encoding DUF2336 domain-containing protein, whose amino-acid sequence is MDGNKAILSDDDIQKLIKSSVEKRLDVTKKIGKYYSAGGFDEDQMKIAERIFRILLKDTEVEVRKVLSESVKLSKDIPNDVVMELAKDINEVSIPVLTFSEVLTDEDLVEIIDSTQDISKQESVAQRKDVSELVSNALIETGHEKVVDKLLHNDGARVADDGYKKIIDDFSNNEKLLEAMVQREKIPVVIMEKLARTVSQEIYAKLEEKHKNKVKNFDEVMNKGQEVSAMKVMGMQSTEQEYYKFCKLMTKLHIPPDLMPISALCVGNFNLFEVCIARATKVPVLNVRELLKDTGNKGFKVLYERANLPPKLYEASEVLVDVLRDLRGELNNNGIMLSKKVANRIIGNMMMHAEERGEVENLDYIVTLIRHNVDMAEAEERESRN
- the pal gene encoding peptidoglycan-associated lipoprotein Pal, whose product is MFIRALAVISTILILSACSSTKSTDAGKYSDGESASSSDVSGQYMIDSGNLETFAKIPGSKVGARANDRVFFAFDSSIITAKGQSTLDKQVAWLKKNPNVDVIVEGHCDERGTREYNLALGERRAEAVKKYLISSGISSSRIQATSYGKERPAVVGSNSSAWAENRRGVTVIK